In one window of Zhihengliuella sp. ISTPL4 DNA:
- a CDS encoding glycosyltransferase family 2 protein has protein sequence MTIDIMLPFWGDPALLRQTVESVRAQNDSDWRLTVIDDAYPDPAVAASFARLDDPRIRYLRHDENVGIIENFRESVRLADAEHLVVLGSDDLLLPGYVAAVRAAIARHPDAAVFQPGVRVIDENGAPALPLVDRVKQRLLRPDTRSGDVELTGERLATSLTRGNWLYWPSLVFRTEAIRAHDFRDDLPIVLDLAILLDIAFAGGSLVVIEDQVFAYRRHSASASQKAILDGSRFRDDRRFFLETARRADERGWRTTARAARARLFARLHALTTVPTVLRHGDAEGRRALWAHILR, from the coding sequence ATGACGATAGATATCATGCTGCCCTTCTGGGGCGATCCCGCGCTGCTGCGCCAGACGGTGGAGTCCGTACGCGCGCAGAACGACAGCGACTGGCGTCTCACGGTGATCGACGACGCCTACCCCGACCCGGCGGTCGCGGCCTCCTTCGCCCGTCTCGACGACCCGCGCATCCGTTACCTGCGCCACGACGAGAACGTCGGCATCATCGAGAACTTCCGCGAGAGCGTGCGTCTCGCGGACGCCGAGCATCTGGTCGTGCTCGGCAGCGACGACCTGCTGCTTCCGGGCTACGTCGCCGCCGTCCGAGCCGCAATCGCCCGTCATCCCGATGCCGCCGTCTTCCAGCCGGGGGTCCGCGTCATCGACGAGAACGGCGCGCCTGCGCTGCCGCTCGTCGACCGCGTGAAGCAACGCCTGCTCCGACCGGACACCCGCTCCGGCGATGTCGAGCTGACCGGAGAGCGCCTCGCGACGAGCCTCACCCGAGGGAACTGGCTCTACTGGCCGTCGCTCGTGTTCCGCACGGAAGCCATCCGTGCCCATGATTTCCGCGACGATCTCCCCATCGTTCTCGATCTGGCCATCCTTCTGGACATCGCCTTCGCCGGAGGGTCGCTCGTGGTGATCGAAGATCAGGTCTTCGCCTACCGTCGGCACAGCGCGAGCGCCTCGCAGAAGGCGATCCTCGACGGCTCCCGCTTCCGGGACGACCGCCGGTTCTTCCTCGAGACGGCGCGGCGCGCGGACGAGCGCGGCTGGAGGACCACCGCGCGCGCCGCGCGGGCGCGGCTGTTCGCACGGCTGCACGCGCTGACGACGGTTCCGACGGTCCTCCGCCACGGGGACGCCGAGGGGCGTCGCGCGCTCTGGGCGCACATCCTCCGCTGA
- a CDS encoding glycosyltransferase — MTEIRVSVCMATYNGERFLAPQVESILAELEPQDELVVVDDASTDGTTRVLERFNDPRIHVHAHAENRGYVRTFEEAMGRATGDVVMLSDQDDVWIPGRRALFVSALQDSAVAASNLVLLGSDDPLPNPLTRRPWRLRAAWSRQGVRNALRILAGMAPYYGCAMAVRRDAIERVLPFPAYLDESHDLWLALFGNAHGTMRHIETATIRRRIHDTNASPSRPRGITQVLRARVMLLRAWISARRR; from the coding sequence GTGACGGAGATCCGGGTGAGCGTCTGTATGGCGACGTACAACGGGGAGCGGTTCCTCGCTCCGCAGGTCGAGTCGATCCTCGCCGAGTTGGAGCCGCAGGACGAGCTGGTCGTCGTCGACGACGCCTCGACGGACGGCACGACACGGGTGTTGGAGCGCTTCAACGATCCGCGGATCCACGTGCACGCTCACGCGGAGAACCGCGGCTACGTCCGCACCTTCGAGGAGGCCATGGGGCGGGCGACGGGGGACGTCGTGATGCTGTCCGATCAGGACGATGTCTGGATTCCCGGCCGGCGAGCGCTCTTCGTCTCCGCGCTCCAAGACTCCGCCGTGGCGGCGTCGAACCTCGTGCTGCTCGGCTCCGACGACCCGCTCCCCAACCCGCTGACCCGGCGCCCCTGGCGTCTGCGGGCCGCCTGGTCGCGGCAGGGTGTCCGCAATGCGCTGCGGATCCTCGCCGGGATGGCGCCGTACTACGGGTGTGCCATGGCGGTCCGGCGCGATGCGATCGAGCGGGTGCTCCCGTTCCCGGCGTACCTCGACGAGAGCCACGACCTCTGGCTCGCACTCTTCGGCAATGCCCACGGCACGATGAGGCATATCGAGACGGCGACGATCCGGCGTCGGATCCACGACACGAACGCCTCTCCCTCCCGCCCGCGGGGGATCACGCAGGTGCTTCGGGCCAGGGTGATGCTGCTGCGGGCCTGGATCTCCGCGCGTCGGCGCTGA
- a CDS encoding polysaccharide biosynthesis protein: MSGAVRTAAGRLSGFTVSVGVVTLIGIISIPLLTASLGKTTWGTLALIQTVSQFGGILVAFGWGATGAATVAGIPRAGRQAFYRTSLRARALLYLLVMPVIAVILALLTRGDLLVSVLGAAVYLLPNLGAAWYFTGEGRPMRLLLCDTLPTVLGTVAGIVGAVATGQLWVYLVAQGVGFIGAVVIDAVTVLRGSSASAETPVPLRVALGGQRHAVSATLVSGLYVTLPMVAVQAFLPALQPMYAFADRLFKYASIALLPIQQFFQSWVPDPEADYRHRARVATAAAVVIGIIGGACIAVLSPWASTILSVGRITVPWEVSLPLGVAFVGIATAAIVGYACLVVVGRVRALAVSTLIGALVGAPLILLFAAVGSVPAVAWAVAVSELCVAGYQVLVLRAELRREAKEVAP; this comes from the coding sequence GTGAGCGGCGCCGTCCGCACCGCGGCCGGCCGCCTGAGCGGCTTCACCGTCTCGGTCGGGGTCGTCACGCTCATCGGCATCATCTCGATCCCGCTCCTCACGGCCTCTCTCGGGAAGACCACGTGGGGCACACTCGCTCTCATCCAGACCGTCTCGCAGTTCGGCGGGATCCTGGTCGCCTTCGGGTGGGGGGCGACCGGAGCCGCGACGGTGGCGGGCATCCCGCGGGCCGGCCGACAGGCCTTCTACCGCACGTCGCTGCGGGCGCGTGCCCTGCTCTACCTGCTCGTGATGCCGGTGATCGCCGTGATCCTCGCGCTCCTCACACGCGGGGATCTCCTCGTCTCGGTGCTCGGCGCGGCGGTGTACCTGCTGCCGAACCTCGGGGCGGCCTGGTACTTCACGGGCGAGGGGAGGCCGATGCGCCTCCTGCTCTGCGACACGCTGCCCACGGTTCTCGGTACGGTCGCCGGCATCGTCGGCGCCGTCGCCACCGGTCAGCTCTGGGTCTATCTCGTCGCCCAGGGCGTCGGCTTCATCGGTGCCGTTGTCATCGATGCAGTGACCGTCCTGCGGGGCTCCTCGGCCTCGGCGGAAACCCCGGTGCCGCTCCGCGTTGCGCTGGGCGGGCAGCGGCACGCCGTCTCCGCCACGCTCGTCAGCGGCCTCTACGTGACTCTGCCGATGGTCGCCGTCCAGGCGTTCCTGCCCGCCCTGCAGCCGATGTACGCGTTCGCCGACCGTCTGTTCAAGTACGCGTCGATCGCGCTGCTGCCCATCCAGCAGTTCTTCCAGAGCTGGGTGCCCGACCCGGAGGCGGACTACCGGCATCGCGCCCGGGTCGCGACCGCGGCCGCCGTGGTCATCGGGATCATCGGGGGCGCGTGCATCGCCGTCCTGAGCCCGTGGGCATCGACGATCCTCTCGGTCGGCCGGATCACGGTCCCCTGGGAGGTGTCGCTGCCCCTCGGCGTCGCCTTCGTGGGCATCGCCACGGCGGCCATCGTCGGGTACGCGTGCCTGGTGGTCGTCGGGCGAGTACGCGCGCTGGCGGTCTCGACGCTCATCGGAGCGCTCGTCGGGGCCCCTCTCATCCTGCTCTTCGCCGCGGTCGGGTCCGTTCCGGCCGTGGCGTGGGCCGTGGCGGTGTCGGAGCTGTGCGTGGCGGGGTACCAGGTGCTTGTGCTTCGCGCCGAGCTGCGGCGAGAAGCGAAGGAGGTCGCGCCGTGA
- a CDS encoding glycosyltransferase, with the protein MSASRVWAVFSTFRPGESAREAVASVAAQVDGVIVVDDGSGAEADATLSALASNGITVVRRPANDGIAAALNDGIVRAREAGAEFVLTFDQDSRIAQGFVAALLAAHDAAAAEGERVGVIVPEFFAGVRQQRGAEAVFGDAANVIQSGMLIPAPVIEAVGALREDFFIDLVDTEFELRLRRRGWRVLAAGGVRMEHALGTKYRRELFGRTLRLPGIPPEITLSTPFRYFYRLRNRIVLNNEYFRSAPRQIARDTLLDVIHFVNALWVARPRRALLRVYRAAVVAALRGRMGRMPQALAPVAGEIRWTAPVVEAESV; encoded by the coding sequence ATGAGCGCCTCGCGTGTCTGGGCTGTCTTCTCGACCTTCCGGCCCGGTGAGTCTGCGAGGGAGGCGGTCGCCTCGGTCGCCGCCCAGGTCGATGGGGTGATCGTCGTCGACGACGGTTCCGGCGCTGAGGCCGACGCCACGCTCTCCGCGCTCGCCTCGAACGGGATCACAGTGGTCCGCCGCCCGGCGAACGACGGCATCGCCGCGGCATTGAATGACGGCATCGTCAGGGCGCGGGAGGCCGGCGCGGAATTCGTGCTCACGTTCGACCAGGACTCGAGGATCGCGCAGGGTTTCGTTGCCGCGCTCCTGGCCGCACACGACGCCGCTGCGGCGGAAGGCGAGCGCGTCGGCGTCATCGTCCCGGAGTTCTTCGCCGGCGTGCGGCAGCAGCGAGGAGCGGAGGCGGTGTTCGGCGACGCGGCGAACGTGATCCAATCGGGGATGCTCATCCCCGCGCCCGTCATCGAGGCGGTCGGCGCGCTGCGCGAGGACTTCTTCATCGATCTCGTCGACACGGAGTTCGAGCTCCGGCTGCGTCGCCGCGGGTGGCGGGTCCTCGCGGCGGGAGGTGTGCGGATGGAGCACGCGCTCGGCACGAAATACCGGCGTGAACTGTTCGGGCGCACGCTGCGCCTCCCCGGCATCCCGCCGGAGATCACACTCAGCACCCCGTTCCGCTACTTCTACCGACTGCGGAACCGGATCGTGCTGAACAACGAGTACTTCCGCTCCGCGCCGCGTCAGATCGCCAGGGACACCCTCCTCGACGTCATCCACTTCGTCAACGCCCTGTGGGTCGCGCGACCGCGGCGCGCACTGCTGCGGGTGTATCGCGCTGCCGTCGTCGCTGCGCTCCGCGGCCGGATGGGACGGATGCCGCAGGCGCTCGCCCCTGTCGCCGGGGAGATCCGGTGGACCGCGCCGGTCGTCGAGGCGGAGTCGGTGTGA
- a CDS encoding glycosyltransferase, which produces MSTSPFGTIVLAAYSPDPELFRRQLTSLRTQSVTAWECVISVDGDPAPVAALVEEITEGDERFRIVGDGSRLGFYLNFERGLRAVSPRSAWVALCDQDDRWDSDKIERLLPHLDDVSLVSGQARIVSYPSEEETGRTARRDHGPLLTLLSNEFTGSLCVFAPELLTTALPFPRASTRVATHDHWLAVVATAHRGTRIVDELVQDYVQHDANVFGDPSRLGGGSLRRSVRNVLEQAERFEGSRSPLAVARMTFWTYVGWRQLMVDTLARRIPDTSRDARRDRVFGDRRRFRAASALLRVARRRGVVPPRFALEYRASWFCGAISGGRNAVRRAIAATDS; this is translated from the coding sequence GTGTCGACCTCCCCGTTCGGCACCATCGTGCTGGCCGCCTATTCCCCCGATCCGGAGCTGTTCCGCCGCCAGCTCACCTCTCTGCGCACGCAGTCCGTGACGGCCTGGGAATGCGTGATCTCGGTCGACGGTGACCCCGCGCCCGTCGCCGCGCTCGTCGAAGAGATCACCGAGGGGGACGAACGCTTCCGGATCGTCGGCGACGGCTCCCGGCTGGGTTTCTACCTCAACTTCGAGCGCGGCCTCCGCGCCGTGTCCCCGCGCAGCGCATGGGTCGCCCTGTGCGACCAGGACGACCGCTGGGACTCGGACAAGATCGAGCGCCTGCTCCCCCACCTCGACGACGTCTCCCTCGTCTCCGGCCAGGCGCGGATCGTCTCGTATCCCTCCGAGGAGGAGACCGGTCGCACCGCACGTCGCGATCACGGCCCGCTTCTGACCCTCCTGTCCAACGAGTTCACGGGCTCGCTGTGCGTCTTCGCGCCGGAGCTGTTGACGACCGCTCTCCCCTTCCCTCGAGCATCGACGAGGGTGGCGACCCATGACCACTGGCTCGCAGTCGTCGCCACCGCTCACCGCGGCACTCGCATCGTTGACGAGCTGGTGCAGGACTACGTCCAGCACGATGCCAACGTGTTCGGCGACCCGAGCCGTCTCGGGGGCGGCAGCCTCCGCCGGTCCGTGCGCAACGTCCTCGAGCAGGCGGAGCGCTTCGAGGGCTCGCGTTCGCCCCTCGCCGTCGCCCGGATGACCTTCTGGACGTACGTCGGGTGGCGCCAGCTCATGGTCGACACCCTTGCCCGACGGATCCCGGACACGAGCAGGGACGCCCGACGCGATCGTGTCTTCGGGGACCGCCGGCGTTTCCGGGCGGCGTCCGCCCTCCTCCGAGTCGCGCGCAGGCGCGGCGTCGTTCCTCCCCGCTTTGCGCTGGAGTATCGCGCGAGCTGGTTCTGCGGCGCGATCAGCGGGGGCCGCAATGCCGTCCGGCGCGCGATCGCCGCGACCGACTCCTGA
- a CDS encoding DUF2304 domain-containing protein, giving the protein MIVFVGIALAVLILVVVLWMLLTRRLREKYAVLWLIIAVSVLIVGLFPGLLAGLTAFLGVQVPSNLLFATAILLLLGVALHLSWELSQVEEETRRLAEEAAILRAQLERLEQRTSSLEDRAAPGDRL; this is encoded by the coding sequence ATGATCGTCTTCGTCGGCATCGCACTCGCGGTCCTCATCCTCGTCGTCGTCCTGTGGATGCTCCTCACGCGCCGACTCCGCGAGAAGTACGCGGTGCTGTGGCTGATCATCGCCGTCTCGGTGCTGATCGTCGGGCTTTTCCCCGGGCTGCTGGCAGGGCTCACTGCCTTCCTCGGCGTGCAGGTGCCGTCGAACCTGCTCTTCGCGACCGCGATCCTCCTGCTCCTCGGCGTCGCCCTGCATCTCTCGTGGGAACTGAGCCAGGTCGAGGAGGAGACACGTCGGCTCGCGGAGGAGGCGGCGATCCTGCGGGCTCAGCTGGAGCGGCTGGAGCAGCGGACCTCGAGTCTCGAGGATCGGGCCGCCCCGGGCGACCGCCTCTGA
- a CDS encoding glycosyltransferase family 2 protein, which produces MTVKTRANRVLVLVPAWNEERSVATTVREIRSASPRYDVVVIDDGSTDATAEAAREAGAAVLSLPFNLGVGGAMRTGFTYAAREGYGAAIQVDADGQHDPVDIERVLGGLEHADISIGARFSDVGDYSVRGPRRWAMVFLASVVSRIAKTRLTDVTSGFRAANARAIEQYVRYYPAEYLGDTLDSLVAALHAGLTVTQVGVAMRPRAHGNPSQGPLGSTVYLLRSVFALLLAAMRRTGSRKGEPRA; this is translated from the coding sequence ATGACCGTCAAGACGCGTGCGAACCGTGTCCTCGTCCTCGTGCCCGCGTGGAACGAGGAGCGGAGTGTCGCGACCACCGTCCGAGAGATCCGCTCCGCGTCGCCGCGGTACGACGTCGTCGTGATCGACGACGGCTCCACCGATGCCACGGCCGAGGCGGCACGGGAAGCCGGCGCCGCCGTGCTGTCGCTGCCGTTCAACCTCGGGGTCGGGGGAGCGATGCGCACCGGCTTCACCTACGCCGCGCGCGAAGGGTACGGCGCAGCCATCCAGGTGGACGCCGACGGACAGCACGATCCCGTCGACATCGAACGGGTGCTCGGCGGGCTTGAGCATGCGGACATCTCGATCGGCGCACGCTTCTCCGATGTCGGCGACTACTCGGTCCGCGGTCCGCGGCGCTGGGCCATGGTGTTCCTCGCCTCAGTGGTGTCACGCATCGCGAAGACGCGGCTCACCGATGTGACGAGCGGGTTCCGCGCCGCGAACGCACGAGCCATCGAGCAGTACGTGCGCTACTACCCCGCCGAGTACCTCGGCGACACGCTGGACTCCCTGGTCGCGGCGCTGCACGCCGGGCTGACGGTGACCCAGGTCGGGGTGGCGATGCGGCCGCGCGCTCACGGCAACCCCAGCCAAGGGCCCCTCGGGTCGACCGTCTACCTGCTGAGATCGGTGTTCGCGCTCCTGCTGGCTGCGATGCGGCGAACCGGCTCGCGGAAGGGAGAGCCCCGCGCATGA
- a CDS encoding DUF6541 family protein, translating into MLELLWPAVVLLAVYALLGGSLAWVIGLRGLWAVAAAPAFATTVIGGASVIAGWFGLGWSLLPSLVLAVLIGGGVLLVRRRTSSRPAAPRAFSPWWAVLALALAAIVIGWQVLTVIGGPTAISQTFDNVFHLNAIRYILDTGAASPLELGQMTSPNGGVPFYPSAWHATAAIVVQLSGASIAAVVNAQTLVIAAVLWPLGAVLLSRVLAGSTAAVTVSAAVVSVSVPMFPLLPMDYGVLYPYQLALALAPVALAATASMLGIGSTAGERAPGWWVFILLGAIPGVALAHPGGFVAWLALSVPIVVVFAVRFWRGHPTARARVGLVVGVLAYLGSGLLLLKVLRPPLPTRLWPTALTPTQAVVEVAQVSMFYGTVSIGVAVALLLGLVWAVRERTGPVIVAVAFWVIGAALFVVVIASPFPTLRDALTGSWYNNWPRLAAVFGVALVPLAALGLARTIEAVARRWSRARPDAVLPRTLGALALAVVGFVLLPLPAMPHAVERAHAQFALDDGSALVSSDEMALLERIPEHVPAGEMIAGNPYTGTALAYAIGGRPVLMPHILVDVSEDAQTVNDHLADADTRPSVCEALRATGVGFVLDFGEREVHNGSHPLPGLGELEDSGAVRLVDSEGDARLYEVTACGLG; encoded by the coding sequence ATGCTCGAACTGCTGTGGCCTGCCGTCGTCCTCCTCGCGGTGTACGCGCTTCTGGGAGGGTCGCTGGCGTGGGTGATCGGGCTCCGGGGACTGTGGGCCGTTGCTGCGGCGCCGGCCTTCGCGACGACCGTGATCGGCGGGGCGAGCGTCATCGCCGGATGGTTCGGCCTGGGCTGGTCGCTCCTTCCGAGTCTCGTCCTCGCCGTCCTGATCGGCGGAGGCGTGCTGCTCGTGCGGCGCAGGACGTCCTCGCGCCCCGCCGCGCCGCGCGCGTTCTCTCCGTGGTGGGCGGTGCTGGCCCTGGCACTGGCCGCGATCGTGATCGGCTGGCAGGTCCTCACGGTGATCGGCGGGCCGACCGCCATCTCGCAGACGTTCGACAACGTGTTCCACCTCAACGCGATCCGGTACATCCTCGACACCGGCGCGGCTTCGCCGCTCGAACTCGGCCAGATGACCAGCCCGAACGGCGGCGTGCCCTTCTACCCCTCGGCCTGGCACGCGACCGCCGCCATCGTCGTGCAGCTCAGCGGGGCGAGCATCGCCGCCGTCGTGAACGCCCAGACCCTCGTGATCGCGGCAGTCCTGTGGCCCCTCGGCGCCGTGCTCCTGTCCCGGGTGCTCGCCGGATCGACGGCGGCGGTGACGGTGAGCGCCGCGGTGGTCAGCGTCTCGGTGCCGATGTTCCCGCTGCTCCCGATGGACTACGGTGTCCTCTACCCGTATCAGCTCGCCCTCGCTCTCGCTCCCGTCGCCCTCGCCGCGACGGCGTCCATGCTCGGCATCGGATCGACGGCCGGGGAGAGGGCACCGGGCTGGTGGGTATTCATCCTCCTCGGCGCGATCCCCGGGGTCGCGCTCGCGCATCCCGGCGGTTTCGTCGCGTGGCTCGCGCTCTCCGTTCCGATCGTCGTCGTCTTCGCGGTGCGTTTCTGGCGAGGGCATCCCACGGCTCGGGCTCGCGTCGGACTGGTGGTCGGTGTGCTCGCATACCTCGGATCGGGGCTGCTGCTCCTGAAGGTCCTGCGGCCGCCCCTGCCCACGAGACTGTGGCCCACGGCGCTCACGCCGACGCAGGCCGTGGTGGAGGTGGCGCAGGTGTCGATGTTCTACGGCACGGTGTCCATCGGAGTCGCCGTCGCGCTTCTGCTCGGACTGGTGTGGGCGGTGCGCGAGCGCACCGGTCCGGTCATTGTCGCCGTCGCCTTCTGGGTGATCGGCGCCGCCCTCTTCGTCGTCGTGATCGCCTCCCCGTTCCCGACTCTGCGAGATGCACTCACGGGGAGCTGGTACAACAACTGGCCACGACTCGCCGCCGTGTTCGGCGTCGCGCTCGTCCCGCTCGCGGCGCTCGGGCTCGCCCGGACCATCGAGGCGGTCGCGCGGCGCTGGTCGAGGGCCCGCCCCGACGCGGTCCTCCCTCGGACTCTCGGGGCCTTGGCCCTCGCCGTCGTGGGTTTCGTTCTCCTGCCGCTGCCGGCCATGCCCCACGCCGTCGAGCGCGCGCATGCGCAGTTCGCTCTGGATGACGGCTCCGCGCTGGTGAGCTCGGACGAGATGGCTCTGCTCGAGCGCATTCCCGAGCACGTGCCGGCGGGGGAGATGATCGCGGGAAACCCCTACACCGGCACGGCACTCGCGTACGCGATCGGCGGACGTCCTGTCCTCATGCCGCACATCCTCGTGGACGTCTCCGAGGATGCGCAGACCGTCAACGACCACCTTGCCGACGCGGACACCCGGCCTTCGGTGTGCGAGGCGCTCCGCGCGACCGGCGTCGGGTTCGTCCTCGACTTCGGCGAGCGGGAAGTGCACAACGGGTCGCATCCCCTTCCCGGTCTGGGCGAGCTGGAGGATTCCGGAGCGGTGCGCCTGGTCGACAGCGAAGGCGATGCCAGACTGTACGAAGTGACCGCATGCGGTCTGGGCTGA
- the rfbA gene encoding glucose-1-phosphate thymidylyltransferase RfbA, which produces MKGIILAGGSGTRLHPITLGVSKQLIPVYDKPMVYYPLSTLMLAGIRDILVITTPHDAAHFERLLGDGSQFGINLQFAQQPSPDGLAQAFTIGADFIGDDSVALVLGDNLLYGPGLGSRLQRFEDIDGGAVFAYWVAEPQAYGVVEFDDEGRAVSLEEKPAQPKSNYAVPGLYFYDNDVVEIARNLKPSARGEYEITDVNRAYLERGKLQVEVLPRGTAWLDTGTFDQMTDAAEYVRTMERRTALKIGVPEEVAWRQGFLSDDELRQRAEKLVKSGYGAYLLDILKRGHA; this is translated from the coding sequence GTGAAAGGCATCATTCTCGCCGGGGGCTCCGGCACGCGTCTGCACCCGATCACGCTGGGGGTCTCGAAGCAGCTGATCCCGGTGTACGACAAGCCGATGGTCTACTACCCGCTGTCGACGCTCATGCTCGCCGGCATCCGCGACATCCTCGTGATCACGACGCCGCACGACGCCGCGCATTTCGAGCGGCTCCTCGGCGACGGCTCCCAGTTCGGGATCAACCTCCAGTTCGCACAGCAGCCGTCCCCCGACGGTCTCGCCCAGGCCTTCACCATCGGCGCAGACTTCATCGGCGACGACTCCGTCGCCCTCGTGCTGGGAGACAACCTGCTCTACGGCCCCGGCCTCGGAAGCCGCCTGCAGCGGTTCGAGGACATCGACGGCGGCGCGGTCTTCGCCTACTGGGTGGCGGAGCCCCAGGCCTACGGTGTGGTCGAGTTCGACGACGAAGGTCGCGCGGTGTCGCTCGAGGAGAAGCCCGCACAGCCCAAGAGCAACTACGCCGTCCCCGGCCTGTACTTCTATGACAACGACGTCGTCGAGATCGCCCGCAACCTCAAGCCGAGCGCTCGCGGCGAGTACGAGATCACCGACGTCAACCGCGCCTATCTGGAGCGTGGCAAGCTGCAGGTCGAGGTGCTCCCCCGGGGCACGGCCTGGCTCGACACCGGCACGTTCGATCAGATGACGGATGCCGCGGAATACGTGCGCACGATGGAACGGCGCACCGCGTTGAAGATCGGCGTTCCCGAAGAGGTCGCATGGCGTCAGGGCTTCCTGAGCGACGACGAGCTCCGCCAGCGCGCGGAGAAGCTGGTCAAGTCGGGTTACGGCGCCTACCTGCTGGACATCCTGAAGAGAGGACACGCATGA
- the rfbB gene encoding dTDP-glucose 4,6-dehydratase — translation MSRLLVTGGAGFIGSNFVHHVVGNTDHHVTVLDALTYAGNRRSLEGLPEDRVTFVEGDITDATLVDRLFAETDAVVHYAAESHNDNSLNDPRPFLDTNIIGTYTLLEAARRHDRRFHHISTDEVYGDLELDDPERFTESTPYNPSSPYSSTKAGSDLLVRAWVRSFGVQATISNCSNNYGPYQHVEKFIPRQITNVIRGIRPKLYGAGENVRDWIHADDHSSAVLTILDKGAIGETYLIGADGERNNKDVVELILTMMGQPADAYDHVTDRAGHDLRYAIDSTKLRTELGWRPQFSDFEAGLAATIDWYRDNESWWAPSKDAVEAFYAGKGQ, via the coding sequence ATGAGCCGCCTGCTCGTGACCGGAGGCGCCGGGTTCATCGGCTCCAACTTCGTCCACCACGTCGTGGGCAACACGGACCACCATGTGACCGTCCTCGACGCGCTGACCTACGCCGGAAACCGGCGCTCGCTCGAGGGTCTCCCCGAGGACCGGGTCACCTTCGTCGAGGGGGACATCACCGACGCGACGCTCGTGGACCGGCTCTTCGCCGAAACGGACGCCGTCGTGCACTATGCCGCGGAGTCGCACAACGACAACTCGCTGAACGACCCCCGTCCCTTCCTGGACACGAACATCATCGGCACCTACACGCTGCTCGAGGCCGCCCGTCGCCACGACCGCCGGTTCCACCACATCTCGACCGACGAGGTGTACGGCGACCTCGAGCTCGATGATCCTGAGCGCTTCACCGAGTCGACGCCGTACAACCCGTCGTCGCCGTACTCGTCGACGAAGGCCGGCAGTGACCTCCTGGTCCGCGCGTGGGTCCGGTCGTTCGGCGTGCAGGCGACGATCTCGAACTGCTCCAACAACTACGGCCCGTACCAGCACGTGGAGAAGTTCATCCCCCGCCAGATCACGAACGTGATCCGCGGCATCCGCCCCAAGCTCTACGGCGCCGGCGAGAACGTGCGCGACTGGATCCACGCGGACGACCACTCCTCCGCTGTCCTCACGATCCTGGACAAGGGCGCCATCGGCGAGACCTACCTGATCGGCGCGGACGGCGAGCGCAACAACAAGGACGTCGTCGAGCTCATCCTCACGATGATGGGACAGCCCGCCGACGCCTACGACCACGTCACGGACCGCGCGGGCCATGACCTGCGTTACGCGATCGACTCCACGAAGCTGCGTACCGAGCTCGGTTGGCGTCCGCAGTTCTCCGACTTCGAGGCCGGCCTCGCGGCGACGATCGACTGGTATCGCGACAACGAGTCGTGGTGGGCGCCGAGCAAGGACGCCGTCGAGGCGTTCTACGCGGGCAAGGGCCAGTGA